The Hyphomicrobium sp. 99 genome contains the following window.
CTGCGACTTGAGCGCCAAGTGCAAATGTTTCCGCCGCTGCCCAGGCTGCCGTCTCGACCATCCGTCTTACACTCCGCTGCACGTTGCATTCATTGTCTGAAAACGCGCGCTGGCTGCAAGTGTCGGGGCCGCCAGAGCACATCTTTCCAGAGATGCATCTGCTTATACGGGTCTCCGTCAAAACTTAAGCGTTTGTTGACCCCTGCCCCAGAAACTGACGGCCTCGCAAAGATTCGCGCGCAAATCCGCGAATCACTTCCCCGACGGAGACTTTCATGACGCGTGTTGAGCGCCCCCTCCCGCTTGCAGTGCTGCGGCCCGCCCGCCTGGGCACCCTTGCTGCCCTGTCTGCGTGCCTGCTGCTCGGTGCGTGCTCCGCGTCGACCGACCTCTTGCCGAGCATCGCGATGAAGCCGGACAGCGGCGCCAAGACGGCCGATGCCACGCCCTCATCCCCGCAAAACGAGTTGCAGAAGGCGACAATCTATTGGGGCAACGAGTACACCAAGAAACCGACGGAGCTTCGCCCCGCGCTCAACTATGCCAAAAATCTGAAGGCCCTCGGCGAAAAGGAGAAAGCTCTCGCCGTCCTTCAGCAGGTCAGCCTCCTCCACGGCAACGACCCGGAAGTCGCGGGCGAGTACGGTCGCTTAGCGCTCGAGATGGATCAGGTTGGCGTCGCCAATCAGATGCTGACGATGGCCGACGACCCGACGAAGCCCGACTGGCGCATCGTTTCTGCACGCGGCACGGTGATGGCGAAGCAGGGCAAGTATACCGAGGCAATACCCTTCTACGAGCGCGCCCTGACACTTTCGCCCAATAATCCGACGGTCACGAACAACCTCGCGATGGCATACGCGATGAACGGCGATCCCAAGAAGGCTGAAGATCTGTTGCGGCAAGCAATGTCAGCGCCGGGCGCGACACCCAAAGTCCGCGAGAACCTCGCCCTCGTTCTGGGACTTCAGGGGCGTTACGACGAGTCGAAATCCGTCGCCTCGGCGGTGCTCAACACCGATACGGCATCGGCCAACGCCGCCTATCTGAAGCAGATGGTAAGGCTCGAGCCGACGACCGCC
Protein-coding sequences here:
- a CDS encoding tetratricopeptide repeat protein, giving the protein MTRVERPLPLAVLRPARLGTLAALSACLLLGACSASTDLLPSIAMKPDSGAKTADATPSSPQNELQKATIYWGNEYTKKPTELRPALNYAKNLKALGEKEKALAVLQQVSLLHGNDPEVAGEYGRLALEMDQVGVANQMLTMADDPTKPDWRIVSARGTVMAKQGKYTEAIPFYERALTLSPNNPTVTNNLAMAYAMNGDPKKAEDLLRQAMSAPGATPKVRENLALVLGLQGRYDESKSVASAVLNTDTASANAAYLKQMVRLEPTTAMPDAKSFAVNTSVSPSAPAQDAFQNATATPASLPVSQGVWQTSTDEALPIAR